Within Citrus sinensis cultivar Valencia sweet orange chromosome 1, DVS_A1.0, whole genome shotgun sequence, the genomic segment TATAGAATATCCAACAATAAAACATGGCAAGAGGAACACTTGCAGCCTCAACTCCATACATCAGTTTGTTATTTGGTTAAGCACATAagttgtaaaaatattttcaacttACTACGTGTGTTTTTTTACTAACCAGTTGTTCCCCTTCAGGTGATCGGACATAaactctatttaattttttacatattttatattttaaaattttgatttattgtaaacAAATAAGGGAGTTTgacacaataaattcttaatatcttaatataaggtatgACAAAATTGTATTTccatttattgtagacaaattaaatttggcacaataaatacttaatccattataaaattaaaggaaaataatgatcatttatataattaatcttttcggcaataaatctaaataaaaaatggcaaaaagaatttattaaattttatgtactactaagagtggatccataaccctaactatttcaattttccaatttaattcaaattaagttgcataagttttattttcatttttagcaaaagtaaaataaacaaataaatcttttttctaTGTATTGATCTCGGATTCACCGAACTATAATataacaagacactcttatacttaaGAGTTAAAAGTTTACTTTTAAATTGTGTCACCTAGAAGACTCTCCGTGTGTTACTATATTAGGAGTATTATATGCTTTctacttaataaattaaaatttacaataaaacaTACTGACTAAAAGGGATGCATATATACAACACAATTTCTttcaaacactaaaattattgttttttatttcacacttattACTTTAAACTCTTATATGAAACAAATACGGACTACTAAATAACATGtcagataattttattacttctttaattattacaatttaattcGGGCTTCTTCTGTAACAAACTATACAACTCATACTTTCTATTACTTACAACAAATCAAATAGtgttgaatatatttttctctttcttttttattgttttaacttATCATTCATCTCAATTAAGCCGTTATTTCTTGGTTGAcgatttactatttttaaatttattgttgttattattacgcaaattatcatcatcatcaatattttaatattattctttaaataattttattattattattattgttcaaaATTAGCAATGACACGGCCTATTATTTAAACTACaagaatcaaattaaatttatttattatttcaaaccTCAGGGTTAAAGGggaattttctcctttttttcccGCCAATTACTTTCGCAGTGCATTGCCTTATCTCTTGGACCCTCTCTTCCAAATATTTTCGtcacttttttcaaaaatggaATTTCGATCTTGCCCTAACCCAGAGTTGCACGCTTCCACCAACTAGTTTTCAACCAATAGTTGCATCCACCTGTTTGCTGTTAGTTTCAATGCATGTCTTCTTAACAAATGTTGGACCCATTACATGCGTacttttatcaaaatcttttttccTTGTAGGTTACCGGCCCATGACCTTTTTGTCCGGTTACCTCCAATTGTCTTTGTGTCACTTTTGCAGCCGTTAGATGATATCTAAAGGCTCATTCACTATAAGACAAACGACTGGGCTACCAAACCCCTGACGCAAATTAGTTATGTCCGAAAAATAATGCTATGCGGCATGTGATTGCAGGGAAAGACTTAGACAGCTTGAttatgaaaaatcatcaacgTTAACTTTGTTTAATGTGTGAGTGATAATGAGAAGATTGAATGTTTTTAGTCAGTGGTAAGATGCTTTGTCACATTCTCACAATTTGtagatatttttaataattacagAAGCCAGAAGTTGCCTAAGACGAAGTTGTCCGGCTTGGCGTATTCGACCTCACAACCCAAAGTGCATGAATAAATGTGtgaataatcttttttttttaaactaaattttcCATTAACCATTATTTAGTTGATGTGACAAGCCACTACATGTCCAAAACCAAAAACCCAGAAAAGATCTCATGTGGCCCAGCCAAAAACCGAAAGAATTATTAATCATGTTGCAAAATTCGTTTGTCTCACTAACTATAGACAGCTCCACAGatacaacaaaatttttgaatttgattcatcgctttttttttcccccggATTCATAGTTAATCACAAAGAAAGGGCCACAATTGCTGTAACACTTGTGACGCCTAAATGTTTGCTTCCTATTCACAATCAAGCTTATTCATTTACTTCTCTTTGGGTGGATGCATATGTGGGCATGCAGCTCAAGAATCTTTCTCAGATTTTGGGGGTGGGGGTCCATGCTTTCAATTTCAAGATCCAAAGACCCATGTGATATCTGATGCATGCAATCAAACTCCCTCAGTGAACACTATCTGATTCACAAGCTTTGATTGATGAGGCCTTGTTACTTTGCCTTTTTGCTAAGGCTGAAAAGAAGATAGAGAGGCCTTTGGATTGTATGATTATTCATTCCCCACGTGAGCAAGGAGGCCTACAAAATAGCATTTACCTAACTTGACTCTCAAGGAAACTTCAATGATCTTGAGGCTTCCCAACTACACTTTGATGGGACCCCAACTAAGTTGAGCCTCGTATGATCAAAGTCCAGTGACTCGACTTCAGCGATCGGTGGTGGTAACACCCACTTTAATGCTGTGGGACGAACTAAATTAAGTCATAAAACCTACCCTCCTTAATCAGTCGCATGAAAACTTGTGATTAGTCAATTTGATTATTGAAGCTCAACCACAACATTTGATGAAAAAACAAGCATGGGTAACACTAGCACAAACATTGACCTTCATCAGGTTGGGAGTAGGGTTATTTCTAGAGTAACTCACAGATGGTTAAAAATAGGAGGTTCACATTATGCTCAATTGCTGCATAGCAGACGCCTTAAATCTAAATTCAAACACTTGATTACAGTAAGTTGGGCTTTTAACAATacaaaaaaggaagaaagaagaagaattagCTTTCTGCTCGTATCGATTTGCCTTCTTCTAACATATGTGAAGGTTGACGCGGTGACTAGGATTTACAGGGAACAGGTTTGTGCAGAGCACAATGGAGACTAGAGAAACTAGCACCTgtaatctaaaagaaaattttctttcatctaAAGGATTATGAGGTACCCTCACCAATCACGACTGTAATGACAAATCAATATCAAATATGGAGTTAAGCAGGTAATCTGTAATTGAACCAGTAGAATACGTTAAGGGCAGCAGCGGTAGTCACCTCCTGGTTTGAGCACCAATAAAAAGATCTGCTCGGTCATTACAGATTAGAAGACGAGGCTCTCGGTCTTCGTTTCTTTTTAATGGTAAAAATCATTGATTAGGATCAAAAGCTTCAAACCGTTTCTTAAAATCTTCTACCATCTTCGTTTCCTCTTCTTTACCAAGCATACAATTTCTCCAGTCAGCTTTATCAGCAATGTTCAGCAAGCCTGCCAAAACCTGCATAACATTCCATTAAATCAGTTTTTAACGTGGCAACTCCATCTCTGAATCCATGTTCCTTTGAAAATGGAAAACAGATATccttaacttaaaaaaaaaaaaaaaaattaaaattaaaattagaatatgtAAATTCCTATGACTTCCATGAACATTAAAAATCTTGTGCACCAGAACATTAACAATAACTAGTCTGCGtatttaagaaattgaaaatcatGATTTGAAAAGTCAAACAGGGAAGCAtactaataaaaatcaaagtcaatttgaaattaatcactTTAATCTAGCATCAAAGGAAAATTATACTGCATACCATAGCTCCCTACTACTCCAGTGTAAGACCAAAGAGTCAGACATTAATTGATCAGTGATTTTCTATCAacttaaaatgaaaagaaattcaaaggaaaaatcattgtTAAGCATTAGCTCCTTGTCCTTCACATGAAATAATACCAGATTTACACCAAATAAAACAACACACATGCAGCTATTCCACAGACAACAGGATAATATAGATGATCCTTGTGTAAAACATAGATGACACCCCATTTCTGTAAGATTTAAAAGGGCAATCAACCAGAaaatagaaaaggaaaaatgtatGGCTATCTCAGAGTTGCTTATATATGCTTACGTATTAATGTTACAGATTTACCTAGATGAGAAGGAGAGGGTGGGTACTGGAGAAAACTCATGGCTTAAAAACCATAAATAGGTGCGcagataataaaatgaaaccaCACTTAAGAATATAACATTGAAACTATCAGCCATATTGCATTGGAAACCATACATATTACTTAACTCACTTCCCTTGACATGTGTCCAGGCAGAAAATCAGCAAAATCTCAAACCCAGTAGTTCAATTTGCGTATCTTACCTCGCGTCCAAATTGAGCTGGAAATCTTTCGTTCTCCTCAATTAAATGTGACAGTACTGTACCTTCTGGGAGCTCCACGTAAAAGAAACTACAGTTCCTGTCAAACTGTGCCCTCAATGATCTTCTACCATCGGAACTTTTACTCgctgcccaaaaaaaaaaaaaagaacagagATGCATGTAGAAGTTAAGGATACATCATATACTGCTTAATAAATTGGAACAAGCTGAACAATTCCTTATTGGTCAAGGTCACGTTGACAGAACACTCccaggaaagaaagaaaagtagCTGAAGATACTTTGAGCTTGTAATACATTTCAAGCTTCCATAACTTCTCAAGTCTGATTATCGGTTACGAACAGGCAATATGTAACACAAAATTCATGAAAATGGAAAACTTGAAGCATCCAGGTCACAATCCACAATAAagttaacattaaaaatatggaatacatactaaaaataataaaatgaaactcACATTTTGtggccaaaaatttaaaacccaACTTTTCTGCAGCCAAGTTAAATATATCTTGAACAGCAGCTGCCTTGGATGTTGGAATAGGAACAGCCTGCACAGAGGAAATAGACAATAAATGAAGAAAGTAACTGCTAAGATCCCATAAACATGCTGTAAATTTGGCAAGTATTTTCTCCACAATTAATTGgcaagcaaattaaaaaaatgtcaaacaCTTACTATTTTGTTGGATAAGTAGAAAATACACTTATGAGTTTGTCATGTGCACTAACTGCACTaacttatattaattattacagAGGGCAAcaagatttgaattttttccaAAGGCATAACACAGAAATGAAAAAGTGCACAAGTGAATGTTATGTCCTCTGGAGAAGTTATATAATGAACAAAAAATGGGAATAGAAAGATGCATCATTGACTTAAAACATTATCTTCATATAGAAATAACAACTAATATGGTAAAATCAGCATGCATTTATAAGCAACTCATCCATTCACAAATTTAGACATCTGGTTGTCACACTTGtggcattttcatttaaataccTGAAGATTAGCATGAGTACCGCGTTTGGAAAGCCACTCAAAGAAAACAGCTTCTTTCCCCTGGTTTTTATAATACATCATGAGGCTGTTCTGGAACCTACCAAGCTCCTTTTCACATTCGGGGGAAGTAGAAATGGTGTTGGGTACATGCTCAACAGGTATTACCAATACATGGTCTTCAACAAGTGGACCTTTGGGCAGCGCACAGTAGTAATATTCTCCTACACTAACAATCAGATGTGACTCGACACTGGGGCTTGACAAACAAAACCAGCATTCTTTTGATCTGCAATCAATCACAGGGCACGCCATTGACTCATCATTACAAAATTCTATAAACAACATTGAGTTACAAACTCAAAGCAGTGAGAAAATGAATGCAAACAATCTACCTATTAACAAAGCAAACgaataaaaatgacataaaacagTGTAAAACAGAATGCAACGACCTGACAATTCCATATGAAGAGTAACTTCAGGGAAGCACCAACCTGTTGGCACTTGCATTTTCAGATCGATGTGTCCTCTGAGAGTCATCATTTTGTAGGCTGTGTTTATAGCTGCATTCTGGACCCTTTTCACATTTTCctttgataataaaatcaagaCAAACACCTCTCAAACACTGCTCTCTCGCATCAGTATCATGTCGAAAGTTGCATTTTTCCCCACGTGGGCAAGACCCAGagtatataaatttaaaacacatCTTATCACCATCACCACCTCCATGTTTCTGTCGCTTTTGAGAGACATCGTATCTCCAATATTGTGAATCAGAAACACTATCACTCGGCCTCTTTGCAGCTTCTTTTGAATGAGACCCTTGATCCAGAAAAGTGTACGGGGATAAGGTAGTATTAGGTGTCTTCATGCTTATATCAGCCGCAGACATGGTAGCTGCTGGTGTAGGAGAAAGTGCATGAATAAATTTCTGTGAAGATGGTACAGAATCCATGAgttattagaagaaaaaaagcttATCTAAAGGTAGAAGCAAGTAGTGACAGCTCATTAGCATCAGCTGAAGCACATATCAACCTTctaaggagaaaaaaaaaatggtccTAAAACATCTCATTTCCAAAGAACTTAGAGTGCAGAGTTCAGCTCAAGTGTGATCCCAATCACTAAAATATCTGATTCCTGAAATCTATTCAATACTTATTTTGCAGGTAAATATAACTATCTAAAAAGCACTTCTCTTATCGCACAATGCTCGAATACGAGGACAAAACACTCAGATACAAGCAGCTATAGCTAACTGAAGTAGTTGAGGGATTCTCAATTTAATCACCCGGCCATTCCTTGACTACAAAAGGAAAATTGTTAAGGACAACTGCTTATCCATGATTTTTGTTGAGTGAAAGAACAAGTGGGTGTTTTGACCATGTCCACTCATGTCTGACACTCTGTGATAGTCTTCAATAAGAATATGCCTTAATTGCTAATATAAGTTAAAACAGGTTGAGTTTGATATGCCATGGTTAGCACATATGTTTAATATCATAGAtgaatacatacatatatatatatatagagagtgCACCCTGCCTCATGTCTACAGTTTTTTACTTTGATACCGTGTCTCTGCATCCAGACTTGATACTCgtcaaaatctaaaatttcaGTGAGATAGTAATCAAAcctgtttttctttgtttccaaCAGGGGCAAGACCCAAGAAGCGAGTCACATGCACAGCATCAACATTAGAGTAAGGCTCACGAGCATAGAATACACCCTTAGAACCTGCAATGTGATAGCTTCGCAGAGgacattattaattagaaagatAAACCATCATTTATGTAGGATAGTAAAACTAAAGTTATATTCGGCAGTGGAGATGCCAGAAAGCAATAAAAGAGTATTGAAATATGCAATAGGACCGCATCTCAATTAACAGAAGCTGCTTTCCATCAGCCCAACTGTACACAGCGTAGATCTTGATCACATATAGACATAGATGATAAAAAAACTGATCcactttaaaatcaaaattgttgAGTGATTTCCTACAATCTTCTGCTAGCTACAAAACACTGTCTTTCAATATTAATACACAAATGGACTGGATATACATAATTCCTGACATTAGGATAACAAACCAGATACTAAAATTATATAGCAAGTGTCAAGAAACCATGACATCTTTCAAGGGTAAGGTAAGAGAGGGATGAAATGTGTTAGAGCAACAGGGATGTTTCCATCCCAAGAAGCATCTCATTTTGAACACCAATTGAGAatttacacattttcattttataaaagcCTGAGAACCTCAACAATTTAACATGGGGTAGAGGTGCTCCATTACAAAAATGAGAGAGGCAAAATATTTTCCGAGATTTGAACCTTTTCAGTCTGTTTCATGATACAGAAAAGGCATCAAAAATCAGGAACAGAATGGTAAACTAGTGGGCTATCACGATATTCATTCATGCACATAGATTGATAAGTAGTAGTCTCCAAACATCACGTACCGTGGTTTGATCTCTGCCACCAACTCTGATACTGTACTATCAGTATTCGATGAATCTGAGATTCCTACTAACATATCAGATGCAGCTGCTTTGTTTGTGACCCCACTTGGCCATTCATTAGTGAAAATTGATTAAGCAAAATCAAGCAACCGGACCATGGAACTAGTAGAGGAAGAAAGTAGTATCAAAAAGGAAAAGCTACTAGAAAAAGGCACACAACATATAAGAAAGCAAGGATATGTTAAGAACAAGTCGACAATTCCAGGTTCCTCTGCTAATGCTCGCAATGCATCGACATCATCTTGACTATATGTACCAAACTGCTGACCTTCAGATGATTGCCTTCCAGATAAGTATGCCACAGATAAACCTAGACATGAGTGCAGTTGATCAGCTATGatgagaaaatgataattacCAAACTCACTATTAGTGCAACTAGCAGTTTGGGTCTACCAAAGCCGTTAACATCTATAGAGGAATTGTACACGCCTCTATATTTGTTCTCAAAACAGAAGTGCTATAAACTGAGCCTGGCAGGTCTTTTGGCACTGTTTAACAAGCATTCAAATAGACAAAGGCACGATAGAATGAAAatgcaattatttttgttctttgtatTTGTTTGAAACCgaaacaattatatttttttaaattattaaataaaaaaggacCAGCAAGAGTGTCTTTCGGATAACTATTTGATTGATCTACTTTAGAGAAGCACTATAAATGCATTTTCAAGAAACATTTGGTAAACGCTTTTCCACAAAGTGCTTCTAGGTCAGGGTGTTATTGTAGGAAGACTCTATTTGGTATAGTTTTTCAAATAGAGATTATTCAAGAagaacttttataaaatttttaccaaaaatattatagttgtttggttgttgatgagagttttataaaaattataaaattattttaatagacaaagtttttaaaattatattatgaaaagaatgaaataaaattgtgaaataaataaatagtatttGAAGCTctaaatttgagtttttactgataaaggtaaaataacttatttaatctgCATAAACTCTACTCAAATGCAAccaaacaatattaaaattttaaaaaagagctTATGAGATTAACTAAGTACTTTTGATCATAAGGCATACTGCGCAAAGTATTTTTCAACAGAGAAATGCATTTGAAGGATATAAGATTAAGGGCTCAGCTAGCTACTCATAATCCATCACATTCTCATTAAACAAGGGGAAAAAGGAAGTCGAAGAGCATTACCGTGGAGGGTGAAGTTGCCGCTGCCTTTCAACCAGAACAAATTATCGGTGACTTTGAAGCCGTCCATCTTGAAACCTTGATTGGCGGAGTTCTTGGAAGCAGCAAGTAAGACCTTGGCGGCGCCGACGCCGTAGTCGCCGATGAAGTAGGTCGGGATTGGAATCTCAGAGCGGCCTTCCACATAGTTCATGAACTCATCCAGCAGCTCCGACGAGTCTGGAAAAAACTGGCCCACGCACAGAACCGCGTCGAATGGTCCTGC encodes:
- the LOC102610476 gene encoding zinc finger CCCH domain-containing protein 64 encodes the protein MSPPRILLCGDVLGRLNQLFKRVQSVNKSAGPFDAVLCVGQFFPDSSELLDEFMNYVEGRSEIPIPTYFIGDYGVGAAKVLLAASKNSANQGFKMDGFKVTDNLFWLKGSGNFTLHGLSVAYLSGRQSSEGQQFGTYSQDDVDALRALAEEPGIVDLFLTNEWPSGVTNKAAASDMLVGISDSSNTDSTVSELVAEIKPRYHIAGSKGVFYAREPYSNVDAVHVTRFLGLAPVGNKEKQKFIHALSPTPAATMSAADISMKTPNTTLSPYTFLDQGSHSKEAAKRPSDSVSDSQYWRYDVSQKRQKHGGGDGDKMCFKFIYSGSCPRGEKCNFRHDTDAREQCLRGVCLDFIIKGKCEKGPECSYKHSLQNDDSQRTHRSENASANRSKECWFCLSSPSVESHLIVSVGEYYYCALPKGPLVEDHVLVIPVEHVPNTISTSPECEKELGRFQNSLMMYYKNQGKEAVFFEWLSKRGTHANLQAVPIPTSKAAAVQDIFNLAAEKLGFKFLATKSSKSSDGRRSLRAQFDRNCSFFYVELPEGTVLSHLIEENERFPAQFGREVLAGLLNIADKADWRNCMLGKEEETKMVEDFKKRFEAFDPNQ